A window from Citrus sinensis cultivar Valencia sweet orange chromosome 3, DVS_A1.0, whole genome shotgun sequence encodes these proteins:
- the LOC102624412 gene encoding probable myosin-binding protein 4 isoform X1: MAVHGNSFVRAEKHVKGITAILTSIACEWFLIFLLLIDAVFSFLVTKFAHYCELQIPCILCSRLDHVLGNEKPEFYRNLLCSSHRSEISSLISCHIHGKLAAAHGMCDDCLLSFSTKGNSNLDVHRLFVGKLGFDPGSYSPQSLLPNGDFTPTSMSSRWCSCCSKPWKLRHNVERLLQQKSPATWVNKSNILLPHRLNHWEYTKKIRGKSSGSAVTQHFGKSGSDPFSHVGYSELKITSDSEAEFLFSDDDDGSNVVCVINEAKDDVGRPQDTKGLTPDVSSWHGLCELNWQQPNQKTCSPLPELILLDDISPPSNTSELPGCVSPISHGLNPSAPTGPASVVDMSPSFDCLEAPVGASTENSANVTGTTDIAPATINQHEEMLKLLNETAEGLKDDLVQDSPAPVDPTYEDSNDVNKLALCGEGDDTSGLVAEQPIEKEVDRVRDALNLLPEQNSSAQGNHLSENYKINNVHGCGDQFQVNNDATSNGIQTPHKSVPVERTESAGLEYLDGSTVSEIEGESTIDRLKRQVEYDRRCMNALYKELDEERSAAAVAANEAMAMITRLQEEKSALHMDALQYLRMMEEQAEYDMEELEKANDLIAEKEKQIQDLEEELEYYTLKCPHESVMDIVSDENSKKENVYVENMSFEHIKDNISVRSGSTYSEVSKGIEKPDVLMASLSEFTDEKLYILQSLESLEKKLQSYAHNVIVHNISNGGCTEEAADRMHNQGDVSIKEGSSVNRHVDNNGYRLREESVSNGSLPSQEGLNASVGVGQVVSKENNLVSNGKSDFTHYKNINLVSLENEISDLNERLEALEEDYNFLEHTLGFLENGNEGLLFVQEIARQLQEIRKIGVKRRCQSVS; encoded by the exons ATGGCTGTGCATGGGAACTCATTTGTGAGAGCAGAGAAGCATGTGAAAGGGATCACGGCAATCCTTACGTCCATTGCTTGTGAATGGTTCTTGATTTTTCTGCTGCTCATTGATGCTGTCTTCTCTTTCCTGGTGACAAAATTTGCACATTATTGCGAATTGCAAATACCTTGCATTTTGTGTTCCAGGCTTGATCATGTATTGggaaatgaaaaacctgaaTTTTATCGGAATTTGCTTTGCAGTAGTCACAGATCAGAAATatcatctttaatttcttgTCATATCCATGGTAAGCTTGCTGCTGCCCATGGCATGTGTGATGATTGTCTCCTGTCATTCTCCACAAAAGGTAATTCCAACTTGGATGTACACAGACTATTTGTGGGTAAATTGGGGTTTGATCCTGGCAGTTACAGTCCTCAGAGCTTGTTGCCTAATGGAGATTTTACTCCTACTTCTATGAGCAGCAGATGGTGTTCATGTTGCAGTAAGCCTTGGAAATTGAGACACAATGTGGAAAGACTACTCCAGCAAAAATCACCCGCAACCTGGGTTAATAAATCTAATATTCTTTTGCCACATCGCTTAAACCATTGGGAATACACCAAGAAAATACGCGGTAAATCATCTGGGTCAGCAGTAACGCAACATTTTGGAAAAAGTGGTTCTGATCCCTTTTCTCATGTAGGATACAGTGAGCTGAAAATTACGTCTGATTCTGAGGCTGAGTTCCTGTtttctgatgatgatgatggtagTAATGTAGTTTGTGTTATAAATGAGGCAAAGGATGATGTCGGGAGACCCCAGGATACAAAAGGTTTGACACCTGATGTTTCTAGTTGGCATGGTTTGTGTGAGCTTAACTGGCAGCAACCTAATCAGAAAACCTGTTCTCCACTGCCCGAGCTTATTTTACTAGATGATATTTCTCCACCATCTAACACTTCGGAACTTCCTGGATGTGTATCACCAATTTCTCATGGTCTTAATCCCTCAGCACCAACTGGGCCTGCATCCGTTGTGGATATGAGCCCATCATTTGATTGCTTGGAAGCTCCTGTTGGAGCATCAACAGAGAACT CAGCAAATGTCACTGGAACAACTGATATAGCACCTGCTACCATCAATCAACATGAGGAAATGTTGAAGTTACTAAATGAAACTGCAGAAGGTCTTAAGGATGATCTGGTTCAAGATAGCCCTGCTCCTGTAGATCCAACTTATGAGGACTCAAATGATGTCAATAAGTTGGCTCTCTGTGGTGAGGGAGATGACACATCTGGACTTGTTGCAGAACAACCTATAGAGAAGGAAGTTGATAGAGTTAGGGATGCTTTGAACTTGTTGCCAGAACAAAATTCTTCTGCTCAAGGGAATCATTTGTCAGAGAATTATAAGATTAACAATGTGCATGGTTGTGGCGATCAATTCCAGGTAAATAATGATGCCACCTCTAATGGAATTCAGACTCCTCATAAGTCGGTTCCAGTGGAGAGAACCGAGTCAGCTGGTCTTGAATATTTGGATGGAAGCACTGTCAGTGAAATTGAAGGTGAAAGTACTATTGACCGGTTAAAGCGGCAGGTCGAATATGATCGTAGATGCATGAATGCTTTGTATAAGGAGTTAGATGAAGAAAGAAGTGCTGCAGCGGTTGCTGCAAATGAGGCAATGGCCATGATTACACGGTTGCAAGAGGAGAAGTCAGCATTGCACATGGACGCTCTACAGTACTTGAGAATGATGGAAGAGCAAGCAGAGTATGACATGGAGGAATTGGAGAAAGCTAATGATCTCATTGCTGAAAAGGAGAAGCAAATACAAGACTTAGAAGAAGAGTTGGAGTATTACACGTTAAAGTGTCCACATGAATCAGTGATGGACATTGTGTCTGATGAGAattcaaaaaaggaaaatgtgtATGTGGAGAATATGAGTTTCGAGCATATTAAAGATAATATCAGTGTCCGTTCCGGCTCAACATACTCTGAGGTTTCTAAAGGCATTGAAAAACCTGATGTTTTGATGGCTTCATTGTCAGAATTTACAGATGAAAAGTTGTACATTTTGCAAAGCTTGGAAAGTTTGGAGAAGAAACTTCAATCATATGCTCATAATGTGATCGTTCATAACATCTCTAATGGTGGATGTACTGAAGAAGCAGCTGACAGAATGCACAACCAGGGAGATGTTTCTATCAAGGAGGGGAGTTCAGTAAATCGTCACGTGGACAATAATGGTTATCGATTACGAGAAGAATCTGTATCAAATGGGAGCCTTCCTAGTCAAGAAGGATTGAATGCTTCAGTTGGTGTAGGTCAAGTTGTTAGTAAAGAAAACAACTTGGTTTCAAATGGGAAGAGTGACTTCACGcattataaaaacattaatttggtttcccttgaaaatgaaatttcagaTCTTAATGAAAGGTTAGAAGCACTTGAGGaagattataattttctcGAACACACTTTGGGCTTTCTTGAGAATGGGAATGAGGGGCTGCTTTTTGTTCAAGAAATAGCACGTCAGCTGCAAGAGATACGGAAAATTGGGGTAAAGAGAAGATGTCAATCTGTTTCTTGA
- the LOC102624412 gene encoding uncharacterized protein LOC102624412 isoform X2 yields the protein MAVHGNSFVRAEKHVKGITAILTSIACEWFLIFLLLIDAVFSFLVTKFAHYCELQIPCILCSRLDHVLGNEKPEFYRNLLCSSHRSEISSLISCHIHGKLAAAHGMCDDCLLSFSTKGNSNLDVHRLFVGKLGFDPGSYSPQSLLPNGDFTPTSMSSRWCSCCSKPWKLRHNVERLLQQKSPATWVNKSNILLPHRLNHWEYTKKIRGKSSGSAVTQHFGKSGSDPFSHVGYSELKITSDSEAEFLFSDDDDGSNVVCVINEAKDDVGRPQDTKGLTPDVSSWHGLCELNWQQPNQKTCSPLPELILLDDISPPSNTSELPGCVSPISHGLNPSAPTGPASVVDMSPSFDCLEAPVGASTENSNVTGTTDIAPATINQHEEMLKLLNETAEGLKDDLVQDSPAPVDPTYEDSNDVNKLALCGEGDDTSGLVAEQPIEKEVDRVRDALNLLPEQNSSAQGNHLSENYKINNVHGCGDQFQVNNDATSNGIQTPHKSVPVERTESAGLEYLDGSTVSEIEGESTIDRLKRQVEYDRRCMNALYKELDEERSAAAVAANEAMAMITRLQEEKSALHMDALQYLRMMEEQAEYDMEELEKANDLIAEKEKQIQDLEEELEYYTLKCPHESVMDIVSDENSKKENVYVENMSFEHIKDNISVRSGSTYSEVSKGIEKPDVLMASLSEFTDEKLYILQSLESLEKKLQSYAHNVIVHNISNGGCTEEAADRMHNQGDVSIKEGSSVNRHVDNNGYRLREESVSNGSLPSQEGLNASVGVGQVVSKENNLVSNGKSDFTHYKNINLVSLENEISDLNERLEALEEDYNFLEHTLGFLENGNEGLLFVQEIARQLQEIRKIGVKRRCQSVS from the exons ATGGCTGTGCATGGGAACTCATTTGTGAGAGCAGAGAAGCATGTGAAAGGGATCACGGCAATCCTTACGTCCATTGCTTGTGAATGGTTCTTGATTTTTCTGCTGCTCATTGATGCTGTCTTCTCTTTCCTGGTGACAAAATTTGCACATTATTGCGAATTGCAAATACCTTGCATTTTGTGTTCCAGGCTTGATCATGTATTGggaaatgaaaaacctgaaTTTTATCGGAATTTGCTTTGCAGTAGTCACAGATCAGAAATatcatctttaatttcttgTCATATCCATGGTAAGCTTGCTGCTGCCCATGGCATGTGTGATGATTGTCTCCTGTCATTCTCCACAAAAGGTAATTCCAACTTGGATGTACACAGACTATTTGTGGGTAAATTGGGGTTTGATCCTGGCAGTTACAGTCCTCAGAGCTTGTTGCCTAATGGAGATTTTACTCCTACTTCTATGAGCAGCAGATGGTGTTCATGTTGCAGTAAGCCTTGGAAATTGAGACACAATGTGGAAAGACTACTCCAGCAAAAATCACCCGCAACCTGGGTTAATAAATCTAATATTCTTTTGCCACATCGCTTAAACCATTGGGAATACACCAAGAAAATACGCGGTAAATCATCTGGGTCAGCAGTAACGCAACATTTTGGAAAAAGTGGTTCTGATCCCTTTTCTCATGTAGGATACAGTGAGCTGAAAATTACGTCTGATTCTGAGGCTGAGTTCCTGTtttctgatgatgatgatggtagTAATGTAGTTTGTGTTATAAATGAGGCAAAGGATGATGTCGGGAGACCCCAGGATACAAAAGGTTTGACACCTGATGTTTCTAGTTGGCATGGTTTGTGTGAGCTTAACTGGCAGCAACCTAATCAGAAAACCTGTTCTCCACTGCCCGAGCTTATTTTACTAGATGATATTTCTCCACCATCTAACACTTCGGAACTTCCTGGATGTGTATCACCAATTTCTCATGGTCTTAATCCCTCAGCACCAACTGGGCCTGCATCCGTTGTGGATATGAGCCCATCATTTGATTGCTTGGAAGCTCCTGTTGGAGCATCAACAGAGAACT CAAATGTCACTGGAACAACTGATATAGCACCTGCTACCATCAATCAACATGAGGAAATGTTGAAGTTACTAAATGAAACTGCAGAAGGTCTTAAGGATGATCTGGTTCAAGATAGCCCTGCTCCTGTAGATCCAACTTATGAGGACTCAAATGATGTCAATAAGTTGGCTCTCTGTGGTGAGGGAGATGACACATCTGGACTTGTTGCAGAACAACCTATAGAGAAGGAAGTTGATAGAGTTAGGGATGCTTTGAACTTGTTGCCAGAACAAAATTCTTCTGCTCAAGGGAATCATTTGTCAGAGAATTATAAGATTAACAATGTGCATGGTTGTGGCGATCAATTCCAGGTAAATAATGATGCCACCTCTAATGGAATTCAGACTCCTCATAAGTCGGTTCCAGTGGAGAGAACCGAGTCAGCTGGTCTTGAATATTTGGATGGAAGCACTGTCAGTGAAATTGAAGGTGAAAGTACTATTGACCGGTTAAAGCGGCAGGTCGAATATGATCGTAGATGCATGAATGCTTTGTATAAGGAGTTAGATGAAGAAAGAAGTGCTGCAGCGGTTGCTGCAAATGAGGCAATGGCCATGATTACACGGTTGCAAGAGGAGAAGTCAGCATTGCACATGGACGCTCTACAGTACTTGAGAATGATGGAAGAGCAAGCAGAGTATGACATGGAGGAATTGGAGAAAGCTAATGATCTCATTGCTGAAAAGGAGAAGCAAATACAAGACTTAGAAGAAGAGTTGGAGTATTACACGTTAAAGTGTCCACATGAATCAGTGATGGACATTGTGTCTGATGAGAattcaaaaaaggaaaatgtgtATGTGGAGAATATGAGTTTCGAGCATATTAAAGATAATATCAGTGTCCGTTCCGGCTCAACATACTCTGAGGTTTCTAAAGGCATTGAAAAACCTGATGTTTTGATGGCTTCATTGTCAGAATTTACAGATGAAAAGTTGTACATTTTGCAAAGCTTGGAAAGTTTGGAGAAGAAACTTCAATCATATGCTCATAATGTGATCGTTCATAACATCTCTAATGGTGGATGTACTGAAGAAGCAGCTGACAGAATGCACAACCAGGGAGATGTTTCTATCAAGGAGGGGAGTTCAGTAAATCGTCACGTGGACAATAATGGTTATCGATTACGAGAAGAATCTGTATCAAATGGGAGCCTTCCTAGTCAAGAAGGATTGAATGCTTCAGTTGGTGTAGGTCAAGTTGTTAGTAAAGAAAACAACTTGGTTTCAAATGGGAAGAGTGACTTCACGcattataaaaacattaatttggtttcccttgaaaatgaaatttcagaTCTTAATGAAAGGTTAGAAGCACTTGAGGaagattataattttctcGAACACACTTTGGGCTTTCTTGAGAATGGGAATGAGGGGCTGCTTTTTGTTCAAGAAATAGCACGTCAGCTGCAAGAGATACGGAAAATTGGGGTAAAGAGAAGATGTCAATCTGTTTCTTGA